From one Halosimplex rubrum genomic stretch:
- a CDS encoding adenylosuccinate synthase: MTVTIVGSQLGDEGKGGIVDVYGAEADVVVRYQGGDNAGHTVVHEGEEYKLSLVPSGAIRGKVNVLGNGCVVNPRTLFDELDALRERGLDPDVRVAERAHVILPYHRLLDGIEEEVKSEDDDEIGTTGRGIGPTYEDKAGRRGVRVGDLLDPEVLRDRLEYAVPQKRALVEDVYGLDVEDIEDPEALNLEALYDEFAGHGERLAEEDMTVNAGDFLADRRADGDNIMFEGAQGTVLDIDHGNYPFVTSSNPTAGGAAVGSGVAPSVVGDGEVVGIVKAYLSRVGSGPMPTELGGVPGDTPGYDGDPDDPETEREELATYIREAGGEYGTVTGRPRRVGWLDVPMLRHAARVNGFTGLAVNHVDTLAGLDEVKVGHTYRLDGEELDTMPPTTERWADCEAEFRTFDGWEECDWTAVADEGYGALPENAKTYLEYLEAELDADVYAVGVGPGREETVVREHPF, from the coding sequence ATGACCGTCACCATCGTCGGTTCGCAGCTCGGCGACGAGGGGAAGGGTGGCATCGTCGACGTGTACGGCGCCGAGGCCGACGTCGTCGTTCGCTACCAGGGCGGCGACAACGCCGGCCACACCGTCGTCCACGAGGGCGAGGAGTACAAGCTCTCGCTCGTGCCGAGCGGCGCGATCCGCGGCAAGGTCAACGTGCTCGGCAACGGCTGCGTCGTCAACCCCCGCACGCTGTTCGACGAACTCGACGCCCTCCGCGAGCGCGGTCTCGACCCCGACGTGCGCGTCGCGGAACGCGCCCACGTCATCCTGCCGTACCACCGCCTGCTCGACGGCATCGAGGAGGAAGTCAAGAGCGAGGACGACGACGAGATCGGGACCACCGGCCGCGGCATCGGCCCGACCTACGAGGACAAGGCCGGCCGCCGCGGCGTCCGCGTCGGCGACCTGCTCGACCCCGAGGTGCTCCGCGACCGCCTGGAGTACGCCGTCCCGCAGAAGCGGGCCTTAGTCGAGGACGTGTACGGCCTCGACGTCGAGGACATCGAGGACCCCGAGGCGCTAAATCTGGAGGCGCTGTACGATGAGTTCGCCGGCCACGGCGAGCGCCTCGCCGAGGAGGACATGACCGTCAACGCCGGCGACTTCCTCGCCGACCGGCGGGCCGACGGCGACAACATCATGTTCGAGGGCGCGCAGGGCACCGTCCTCGACATCGACCACGGTAACTACCCGTTCGTCACCTCCTCGAACCCGACCGCGGGCGGCGCCGCCGTCGGCTCCGGCGTCGCCCCGAGCGTCGTCGGCGACGGCGAGGTCGTCGGCATCGTCAAGGCCTACCTCTCGCGGGTCGGCAGCGGCCCGATGCCGACCGAACTCGGCGGCGTCCCCGGGGACACCCCCGGCTACGACGGCGACCCCGACGACCCCGAGACCGAGCGCGAGGAACTGGCGACCTACATCCGCGAGGCCGGCGGCGAGTACGGTACCGTCACCGGCCGTCCGCGCCGCGTGGGCTGGCTCGACGTGCCGATGCTGCGCCACGCCGCCCGCGTCAACGGCTTCACCGGTCTGGCCGTCAACCACGTCGACACCCTCGCCGGACTCGACGAGGTGAAGGTCGGCCACACCTACCGACTCGACGGCGAGGAGCTCGACACGATGCCTCCGACCACGGAGCGGTGGGCCGACTGCGAGGCCGAGTTCCGCACGTTCGACGGCTGGGAAGAGTGCGACTGGACCGCCGTGGCCGACGAGGGCTACGGCGCGCTGCCCGAGAACGCGAAGACCTACCTGGAGTACCTCGAAGCCGAACTCGACGCCGACGTGTACGCCGTCGGTGTCGGCCCCGGTCGCGAGGAGACCGTCGTCCGCGAACACCCCTTCTGA
- a CDS encoding glutamate-cysteine ligase family protein, whose amino-acid sequence MSAHDSPIRRSVEVEYWVIDEAGRLTTPGSLVEATPGAEREFVEPLLEIKTTPCETTAALRDELRERVTAVLDRADEVGKGLVPLATPVHAEEIAEIPSDRTRVQNRVVGSDFEYVRHCAGTHVHVEQQPGLAVDQHNAFVALDPALALVNSSPYFRGQRLAAGARSKLYRWMAYDDLPHQGRLWPYVDDREEYTRRLERRYEDFETAAIDAGVERRAVARHFDPESAVWTPVQFREAFSTVEWRSPDAALPSDVVRLADRLAALVGRLDEVDVRIEGDRGRVGHDEIVLPEFDAVIGYVNDAIRDGMASESVRAYLARMGFDVSAYDPVAHEIDGRATVSRDATRDIRLEHADRLAADVRRVGPLVGD is encoded by the coding sequence GTGTCAGCACACGACTCACCGATACGGCGGAGCGTCGAGGTCGAGTACTGGGTGATAGACGAGGCGGGCCGGCTGACGACGCCGGGGTCGCTCGTCGAGGCGACACCGGGTGCCGAACGCGAGTTCGTCGAGCCGCTGCTGGAGATCAAGACGACGCCCTGCGAGACGACGGCGGCGCTGCGCGACGAGCTCCGCGAGCGCGTGACCGCGGTCCTCGACCGCGCCGACGAGGTCGGGAAGGGGCTCGTCCCGCTCGCGACGCCGGTCCACGCCGAGGAGATCGCGGAGATCCCGTCCGACCGCACGCGCGTCCAGAACCGGGTCGTCGGCTCGGACTTCGAGTACGTCCGCCACTGCGCCGGCACGCACGTCCACGTCGAGCAGCAGCCGGGACTCGCGGTCGACCAGCACAACGCCTTCGTCGCGCTCGACCCCGCGCTGGCGCTGGTCAACTCCTCGCCGTACTTCCGGGGCCAGCGCCTCGCCGCGGGCGCCCGGTCGAAGCTCTACCGCTGGATGGCCTACGACGACCTGCCCCACCAGGGGCGGCTGTGGCCGTACGTCGACGACCGCGAGGAGTACACCCGCCGGCTGGAGCGGCGCTACGAGGACTTCGAGACGGCGGCCATCGACGCGGGCGTCGAACGCCGCGCGGTCGCCCGGCACTTCGACCCCGAGAGCGCCGTCTGGACGCCCGTCCAGTTCCGCGAGGCGTTCTCGACCGTCGAGTGGCGCTCGCCCGACGCCGCGCTCCCCAGCGACGTGGTCCGCCTGGCCGACAGGCTCGCCGCGCTCGTCGGCCGCCTCGACGAGGTCGACGTGCGGATCGAGGGCGACCGCGGCCGGGTCGGTCACGACGAGATCGTCCTGCCGGAGTTCGACGCCGTCATCGGCTACGTCAACGACGCGATCCGGGACGGGATGGCCTCGGAGTCGGTCCGGGCGTACCTCGCCCGGATGGGCTTCGACGTCTCCGCCTACGACCCGGTGGCCCACGAGATAGACGGCCGGGCGACGGTCTCGCGGGACGCGACCCGTGATATCAGGCTCGAACACGCCGACCGACTCGCGGCCGACGTTCGCCGGGTCGGACCGCTCGTCGGCGACTGA
- a CDS encoding methytransferase partner Trm112 translates to MKGDLLDIVCCPLDKHDLELDATEREDGEIVTGTLTCTECGEVYPIEDGIPNLLPPDMRDEAPA, encoded by the coding sequence ATGAAAGGGGACCTGCTGGACATCGTCTGCTGCCCGCTGGACAAACACGACCTCGAACTCGACGCGACCGAGCGCGAGGACGGCGAGATCGTCACGGGGACGCTCACCTGCACCGAGTGCGGCGAGGTCTACCCGATCGAGGACGGCATCCCGAACCTGCTGCCGCCGGACATGCGCGACGAGGCGCCGGCCTGA
- a CDS encoding DUF7524 family protein: MPGDTLPVHVNRDSLHAVEVPDAFETDGSFDIGVVNHGGSVHVHLHLDDDLSEIASVEASNHFVDSESQRTVHVSVRGAGEATGTLKIASAYGAETRYVTVRITEPDEEESTVEVDESLSQPQPREPDSGGDGAAGAALAASPQLVVLALGVVALGVAAAVALLVDEIVVVAGALAVLVGVVVAVYIALAGD; encoded by the coding sequence GTGCCAGGGGATACGCTGCCCGTCCACGTCAACCGGGACTCGCTCCACGCGGTTGAGGTGCCCGACGCCTTCGAGACGGACGGGTCGTTCGACATCGGCGTGGTCAACCACGGCGGGTCGGTCCACGTCCACCTCCACCTCGACGACGACCTCTCCGAGATCGCGTCGGTCGAGGCCAGTAACCACTTCGTCGACAGCGAGAGCCAGCGGACGGTCCACGTCAGCGTTCGGGGCGCGGGCGAAGCGACCGGAACCCTGAAGATCGCCTCCGCCTACGGCGCCGAGACCCGCTACGTCACCGTCCGGATCACCGAACCCGACGAGGAGGAGTCCACCGTCGAGGTCGACGAGTCCCTCTCACAGCCCCAGCCCCGCGAGCCCGACTCCGGCGGCGACGGCGCCGCGGGCGCCGCGCTCGCCGCCAGCCCGCAGCTGGTCGTCCTCGCGCTCGGCGTCGTCGCGCTGGGCGTCGCCGCGGCCGTGGCCCTGCTCGTGGACGAGATCGTCGTCGTCGCCGGCGCGCTCGCGGTGCTGGTCGGCGTCGTCGTCGCCGTCTACATCGCGCTCGCCGGCGACTAA
- a CDS encoding DR2241 family protein, with product MNAQVDPAQVSAVAEAAADGIEFDGFAAETEGEGYVLATDEGSKRVVHGDDIDDAAADYAAHVTNWYFWHAEAPQAAERWAFLRWLERADDERVPDRYDALAAGVTREWGQLRITATADDTGSRRYDLRHVDDADADPADLDDHDDPLDAREITKHDDRGRYRPLKTAPTLQTGWRFSGLGPADLVTAVEYVYPATVANWHREREGALDVSHWRDTVDRQSGIYGVVRTWDRGEGHEHVDWVAEACCDDSQCLKRREWQYDEETDLDVDGGDGEFPCREPCSVVISAARRWTKLEGEESRTYEFELTPSEKEQIEEIVGAVADGRSDDIREADVKDDANRYRARFLRAKRFDDEGNLSGVPTEPDDDAGSADAGGAEERSADEDEADEEASG from the coding sequence ATGAACGCGCAGGTGGACCCGGCACAGGTGTCGGCGGTCGCCGAGGCCGCCGCGGACGGCATCGAGTTCGACGGGTTCGCGGCCGAGACGGAGGGCGAGGGGTACGTCCTCGCCACCGACGAGGGGTCGAAGCGGGTCGTCCACGGCGACGACATCGACGACGCCGCCGCCGACTACGCCGCCCACGTCACCAACTGGTACTTCTGGCACGCCGAGGCGCCCCAGGCGGCCGAGCGGTGGGCCTTTCTCCGCTGGCTCGAACGCGCCGACGACGAGCGCGTCCCCGACCGCTACGACGCGCTGGCGGCGGGCGTCACCCGCGAGTGGGGCCAGCTGCGGATCACCGCGACCGCCGACGACACCGGGAGTCGCCGCTACGACCTCCGACACGTCGACGACGCGGACGCCGACCCTGCCGACCTCGACGACCACGACGACCCGCTGGACGCCCGGGAGATCACCAAACACGACGACCGGGGCCGCTACCGCCCGCTCAAGACCGCGCCGACCCTGCAGACCGGGTGGCGTTTCTCCGGTCTGGGGCCGGCCGATCTGGTCACCGCCGTCGAGTACGTCTACCCGGCGACGGTCGCCAACTGGCACCGCGAGCGGGAAGGCGCGCTCGATGTCTCCCACTGGCGCGACACCGTCGACCGGCAGAGCGGCATCTACGGCGTCGTCAGGACCTGGGACCGCGGCGAGGGCCACGAACACGTCGACTGGGTCGCCGAGGCCTGCTGTGACGACTCCCAGTGTCTCAAGCGTCGGGAGTGGCAGTACGACGAGGAGACCGACCTCGACGTCGACGGCGGCGACGGCGAGTTCCCCTGCCGCGAGCCCTGTTCGGTCGTCATCTCCGCGGCCCGCCGCTGGACGAAACTGGAGGGCGAGGAGTCCCGGACGTACGAGTTCGAACTCACGCCGAGCGAGAAGGAACAGATCGAGGAGATCGTCGGCGCCGTCGCCGACGGGCGGAGCGACGATATCCGCGAGGCCGACGTGAAAGACGACGCCAACCGCTACCGCGCGCGATTCCTGCGCGCCAAGCGCTTCGACGACGAGGGGAACCTCTCGGGCGTCCCGACCGAGCCGGACGACGACGCCGGGAGTGCGGACGCCGGCGGGGCCGAGGAGCGGTCGGCCGACGAGGACGAAGCGGACGAGGAAGCGAGCGGATAG
- a CDS encoding DUF7521 family protein, whose protein sequence is MTAPLHFAATADGLVPGVTTAVIAVLGFAVGYVAYRGYRRNESLPMLFVAAGFLVAFWTPGVLFGGFAALDAVATFAPGLRSTVRTALALAADLATIVGLCCILYGLWVPRR, encoded by the coding sequence ATGACCGCACCACTACACTTCGCGGCGACCGCGGACGGGCTGGTTCCGGGAGTCACGACCGCCGTCATCGCCGTCCTCGGGTTCGCCGTCGGCTACGTCGCCTACCGCGGATATCGCCGCAACGAGAGCCTTCCGATGCTGTTCGTCGCCGCGGGCTTCCTCGTCGCGTTCTGGACGCCGGGCGTCCTGTTCGGCGGCTTCGCCGCCCTCGACGCGGTCGCGACGTTCGCGCCCGGCCTGCGGTCGACCGTCCGGACCGCGCTGGCGCTGGCCGCCGATCTGGCGACGATCGTCGGCCTCTGTTGTATCCTCTACGGGCTGTGGGTGCCGCGTCGGTGA
- a CDS encoding winged helix-turn-helix domain-containing protein, with protein sequence MDEDTDVDTVASLLGDDCARTILEATAAEALSAEDLAERCSVSGPTVYRRLETLREADLVAEQTRADAEGHHYKVYTATLDRAVVDLTDEGFEIRLTRRGRMADRFTEFVEDLR encoded by the coding sequence GTGGATGAGGACACCGACGTCGACACCGTGGCGTCGCTGCTCGGCGACGACTGCGCGCGGACGATCCTCGAAGCCACGGCCGCCGAGGCGCTCTCGGCGGAGGACCTCGCCGAGCGCTGTTCGGTGTCCGGCCCGACGGTCTACCGCCGGCTGGAGACGCTGCGCGAGGCCGACCTGGTCGCCGAGCAGACCCGCGCCGACGCCGAGGGCCACCACTACAAGGTGTACACCGCGACGCTCGACCGCGCCGTCGTCGACCTCACCGACGAGGGCTTCGAGATACGGCTCACCCGCCGCGGGCGGATGGCCGACCGCTTCACCGAGTTCGTGGAGGACCTGAGATGA
- a CDS encoding CbiX/SirB N-terminal domain-containing protein, producing the protein MEALVIVAHGSHLNAGSSAPTFDHADTIRATAAFDEVREGFWKEEPSFREVLRTVESDEVYVVPLFVSEGYFTEEVIPRELRLDEWDPEAWDSDGTSATHATLRPTDVDKTVHYCGPVGTHEAMSDVIVRRAESVTGDPGVGDGFGLAVVGHGTERNENSAKAIEYHADRIREMDRFDEVKALFMDEDPEVDDVTDFFESEDVVVVPLFIADGYHTQEDIPEDMGLTDDYREGWSTPAEVDGHRIWYSGAVGTEPLMADVVLERAADAGADVADAVERVRNETGSAEPADD; encoded by the coding sequence ATGGAAGCGCTCGTCATCGTCGCACACGGCTCGCACCTCAACGCGGGGTCGAGCGCGCCGACGTTCGACCACGCAGACACCATCCGCGCGACCGCCGCCTTCGACGAGGTACGGGAAGGGTTCTGGAAGGAGGAGCCCTCCTTCCGCGAAGTCCTCCGGACCGTCGAGAGCGACGAGGTGTACGTCGTCCCCCTGTTCGTCTCGGAGGGCTACTTCACCGAGGAGGTCATCCCCCGGGAGCTGCGCCTCGACGAGTGGGACCCCGAGGCGTGGGACTCCGACGGCACCAGCGCCACCCACGCGACGCTCCGGCCGACCGACGTGGACAAGACGGTCCACTACTGCGGCCCGGTCGGCACGCACGAGGCGATGAGCGACGTGATCGTCCGCCGCGCGGAGTCGGTGACCGGCGACCCCGGCGTGGGCGACGGGTTCGGCCTGGCCGTCGTCGGCCACGGCACCGAGCGCAACGAGAACTCCGCGAAGGCAATCGAGTACCACGCCGACCGCATCCGCGAGATGGACCGGTTCGACGAGGTGAAGGCGCTGTTCATGGATGAAGACCCGGAGGTCGACGACGTGACCGATTTCTTCGAGAGCGAGGACGTGGTCGTCGTTCCGCTCTTCATCGCCGACGGCTACCACACCCAGGAGGACATCCCCGAGGACATGGGGCTGACCGACGACTACCGCGAGGGCTGGTCGACTCCGGCCGAGGTCGACGGCCACCGGATCTGGTACTCCGGGGCCGTGGGGACCGAACCGCTGATGGCCGACGTGGTGCTCGAACGGGCCGCCGACGCCGGCGCCGACGTGGCCGACGCCGTCGAGCGCGTGCGGAACGAGACCGGGAGCGCGGAGCCCGCGGACGACTGA
- a CDS encoding DUF7523 family protein → MTLAADTREAVRRHPFLYDALRARVVNYTAVARFLDVEGETDAVVAALRRFAEDLPDYERPGDSPPVSMRSGLGEGDPADAVLAVGDLALVPDGGSLTAITAGGEADAAGLRQVLGRLETAEVSVEAAAAGGGSLVVVVGRRDGADAVRAVEDALAA, encoded by the coding sequence ATGACACTCGCCGCGGACACCCGCGAGGCCGTCCGGCGCCACCCGTTCCTCTACGACGCGCTCCGTGCGCGCGTGGTCAACTACACCGCCGTCGCCCGCTTTCTCGATGTCGAGGGCGAGACCGACGCGGTCGTCGCCGCGCTCCGCCGGTTCGCCGAGGACCTGCCCGACTACGAGCGGCCCGGCGACTCCCCGCCGGTGAGCATGCGGAGCGGCCTCGGCGAGGGCGACCCCGCCGACGCCGTCCTCGCGGTGGGCGACCTCGCGCTCGTCCCCGACGGGGGGTCGCTCACGGCGATCACCGCCGGCGGCGAGGCCGACGCCGCGGGGCTCCGGCAGGTGCTCGGCCGGCTGGAGACCGCCGAGGTGTCCGTCGAAGCGGCCGCGGCGGGCGGCGGGTCGCTCGTGGTCGTGGTCGGTCGACGGGACGGTGCCGACGCGGTGCGCGCGGTGGAGGACGCGCTCGCGGCGTAG
- a CDS encoding acyl-CoA dehydrogenase family protein: MDFTLPEEHRMIRETVREFCDAEIEPIAQEIEDEHRFPAEVFDELAKLDVMGVPVSEEHGGLGGDQLMYALVTEELGRVSGSIGLSYAAHVSLASKPIELFGTAAQKERWLEPLATGERLGSWALTEPGSGSDASDMDTTAERDGDEWVIDGTKQFITNANVAGSVLVKAVTEPEAGYDGISTFIVDPEDDGFEVTTVWDKMGLNASPTCEIRLSNVRLPEDRLLGEPGEGWDQTKQTLDGGRISIAALSVGLAQGAFEAALEYAKEREQFGQPIGEFDAVRDMLVAMDRKIERARLLTHKAAVAYDNGEDVTRLSAMAKLDASEVSREVAEDAVQVLGGYGYTTDFAPQRFFRDAKLMEIGEGTSEIQRLVLGRELGL, translated from the coding sequence ATGGACTTCACCCTCCCCGAGGAACACCGGATGATCCGCGAGACGGTGCGGGAGTTTTGCGACGCGGAGATCGAGCCGATCGCCCAGGAGATCGAGGACGAACACCGCTTCCCCGCGGAGGTGTTCGACGAACTCGCGAAGCTGGACGTGATGGGCGTCCCGGTGTCCGAGGAGCACGGCGGTCTCGGCGGCGACCAGCTGATGTACGCGCTCGTGACGGAGGAACTGGGCCGGGTGTCCGGGTCGATCGGGCTCTCCTACGCCGCACACGTCTCGCTGGCGAGCAAGCCCATCGAACTGTTCGGCACGGCGGCCCAGAAGGAGCGGTGGCTCGAACCGCTCGCGACCGGCGAGCGGCTGGGGTCGTGGGCGCTCACGGAGCCGGGGTCGGGCTCGGACGCCTCGGACATGGACACGACTGCCGAACGGGACGGCGACGAGTGGGTGATCGACGGGACGAAGCAGTTCATCACGAACGCGAACGTCGCGGGCTCGGTGCTCGTGAAGGCCGTGACCGAGCCCGAGGCGGGCTACGACGGGATCTCGACCTTTATCGTCGACCCCGAGGACGACGGCTTCGAGGTGACGACGGTGTGGGACAAGATGGGCCTGAACGCCTCGCCGACCTGCGAGATCCGGCTCTCGAACGTGCGACTCCCCGAGGACCGCCTGCTCGGCGAGCCCGGGGAGGGGTGGGACCAGACGAAGCAGACGCTCGACGGCGGTCGGATCTCGATCGCCGCGCTGTCGGTCGGGCTCGCTCAGGGCGCCTTCGAGGCCGCGCTCGAATACGCCAAGGAACGCGAGCAGTTCGGCCAGCCCATCGGCGAGTTCGACGCGGTGCGGGACATGCTCGTCGCGATGGACCGGAAGATCGAGCGGGCGCGCCTGCTGACTCACAAGGCCGCCGTGGCCTACGACAACGGGGAGGACGTGACGCGGCTGTCCGCGATGGCGAAACTCGACGCCTCGGAGGTCTCGCGGGAGGTCGCCGAGGACGCCGTGCAGGTGCTGGGCGGCTACGGCTACACGACCGACTTCGCGCCCCAGCGCTTCTTCCGCGACGCGAAGCTCATGGAGATCGGCGAGGGGACCAGCGAGATCCAGCGGCTCGTCCTCGGCCGGGAACTCGGGCTGTAG